One part of the Aliivibrio fischeri ATCC 7744 = JCM 18803 = DSM 507 genome encodes these proteins:
- the dnaG gene encoding DNA primase, which yields MAGHIPRSFIDELLNRHDIVDIIDARVKLKKQGKNYGACCPFHNEKSPSFSVSQEKQFYHCFGCGVHGNAIDFLMEFDRLEFVEAIEELASMLGLDVPREQRSGFNAPSSGPTANSEQKRSLYDLMGGISQFYRSQLKSAANIHAINYLKDRGLSGEIVQKFGIGYIADEWELVKNNFGRDKASQDALVSGGMLIESDNGRRYDRFRGRVMFPIRDRRGRVIGFGGRVIGEGTPKYLNSPETPIFHKGKELYGLYEALQAYKDLPQALVVEGYMDVVALAQYGVDYAVASLGTATTGDHMQLLFRQTSTVVCCYDGDRAGREAAWRAMEQALPYLNDGRQLKFMFLPDGEDPDTYIRQYGKEAFEQEIANAESLINFMFRTLVDQIDTSTREGKAKLTTLAVPLIDKVPGGTLRLYLREQLGKTLGILDESQLQQLISKQGAVEPKRLAQPEIKRTAMREVITLLLQNPELTQLVPDLESVKEIPLPGLSLFLQLLESCRHNPHITTGLLLEHWRGDKNEKLLSRLAAWELPIDQDNIQDVFMDSLDSVLAQCINQQIESLQTKERTLGLSVEEKRELLALMLELKA from the coding sequence ATGGCTGGACATATCCCTCGCAGTTTTATTGATGAGCTTTTAAATCGACACGACATTGTCGATATCATTGACGCAAGAGTAAAACTGAAAAAACAAGGGAAAAACTATGGTGCCTGCTGTCCATTCCATAATGAAAAATCCCCTTCTTTCTCTGTAAGCCAAGAAAAACAATTCTATCACTGCTTCGGTTGTGGTGTTCATGGTAACGCCATTGACTTCCTTATGGAGTTTGACCGATTAGAATTCGTTGAAGCTATCGAAGAACTTGCATCTATGCTTGGTCTTGATGTACCTCGCGAACAACGCAGTGGTTTTAATGCCCCATCATCAGGTCCAACTGCAAATTCAGAACAAAAACGCAGTTTATATGACTTAATGGGTGGCATTAGTCAGTTTTATCGCTCCCAATTAAAATCCGCAGCAAATATTCACGCAATCAACTATCTTAAAGATAGAGGTCTCTCTGGTGAGATTGTCCAAAAATTTGGTATTGGTTATATTGCTGATGAATGGGAGTTAGTTAAAAATAACTTTGGTCGCGATAAAGCATCACAAGATGCCCTTGTTAGCGGCGGGATGTTAATTGAAAGCGATAATGGACGCCGTTACGATCGTTTCCGTGGTCGAGTCATGTTCCCAATCCGAGACCGCCGTGGTCGCGTTATTGGCTTCGGTGGACGCGTAATTGGTGAAGGCACTCCCAAATATTTAAATTCACCTGAAACGCCTATTTTCCATAAAGGCAAAGAGCTTTATGGTTTATATGAAGCATTGCAAGCCTACAAAGACTTACCACAAGCCTTAGTTGTTGAAGGTTATATGGATGTAGTTGCCTTGGCTCAATATGGTGTCGACTATGCCGTTGCCTCTCTAGGAACAGCAACAACAGGCGATCATATGCAGCTTCTTTTCCGCCAAACCAGTACCGTTGTTTGTTGTTATGACGGTGACCGAGCTGGACGCGAAGCGGCATGGCGAGCGATGGAGCAAGCGCTTCCCTATTTAAATGATGGGCGCCAACTTAAATTTATGTTCTTACCTGATGGTGAAGATCCAGATACTTACATCCGTCAATATGGAAAAGAAGCATTCGAACAAGAAATCGCTAACGCTGAATCACTAATCAACTTCATGTTTAGAACATTGGTTGACCAAATCGATACCAGTACACGTGAAGGGAAAGCAAAATTAACAACACTTGCAGTGCCACTAATTGATAAAGTACCAGGTGGTACATTACGCCTTTATTTACGTGAGCAACTTGGCAAAACGCTTGGAATTCTCGATGAAAGTCAATTACAGCAACTAATATCTAAACAAGGTGCTGTAGAGCCTAAACGCCTTGCGCAACCAGAAATAAAACGCACGGCTATGCGAGAAGTAATAACCTTATTATTACAAAACCCAGAATTAACTCAATTAGTACCAGATTTAGAAAGTGTTAAAGAAATTCCACTTCCTGGATTAAGTTTATTTCTTCAGCTACTTGAAAGTTGTCGACATAATCCCCATATCACCACAGGCCTGTTATTAGAACATTGGCGCGGTGATAAAAATGAAAAACTATTATCACGCTTGGCAGCATGGGAACTTCCTATAGACCAAGACAATATACAAGATGTATTTATGGATTCACTGGACAGCGTTTTAGCCCAGTGCATCAATCAACAAATTGAAAGTTTGCAGACGAAAGAAAGAACACTTGGCTTATCAGTCGAAGAAAAAAGGGAGCTGCTAGCCTTAATGCTAGAATTAAAAGCGTAG
- a CDS encoding GatB/YqeY domain-containing protein — protein MALIEQLKEEQKLAMKAKDKLRLGTIRLALSEIKQREVDGQTTLSDDEIIAVLTKMVKQRRDSVSQFTAAGRDDLAEKESAEITVLEDFMPQALTDEEVAELLDKAIAESGAAGMQDMGKVMGVLKPQIQGRADMGKVSQLVKSKLA, from the coding sequence ATGGCTCTAATTGAACAACTCAAAGAAGAGCAAAAGTTAGCGATGAAAGCCAAGGATAAATTACGCCTTGGCACTATTCGTTTAGCTTTATCTGAAATTAAACAGCGTGAAGTTGATGGTCAAACAACTTTGTCTGACGATGAAATCATCGCTGTATTAACTAAGATGGTTAAACAACGTCGCGATTCAGTTTCGCAGTTTACTGCTGCTGGTCGTGATGATCTTGCTGAAAAAGAAAGTGCTGAAATAACAGTACTGGAAGATTTCATGCCACAAGCATTGACCGATGAAGAAGTTGCTGAGTTATTAGACAAAGCAATTGCTGAATCAGGTGCCGCTGGTATGCAAGATATGGGCAAGGTGATGGGTGTGTTAAAACCTCAAATCCAAGGCCGCGCTGACATGGGTAAAGTAAGCCAATTAGTTAAATCTAAACTGGCTTAA